In Zingiber officinale cultivar Zhangliang chromosome 6A, Zo_v1.1, whole genome shotgun sequence, a single genomic region encodes these proteins:
- the LOC121995284 gene encoding RING-H2 finger protein ATL70-like, whose translation MTVMMGLSVGLRFAIGAVVLILLFVVVGFFQFCRRARDDREATAPMEGADAAGGVDEATLTSFPKVAYSEAAGPETETCCAICLAEYEAADVLRRLPACGHLFHVECVDPWLRSHGSCPFCRALLVGSECRNAVGANTGRRRGNWAYVNTGAVAPLPVVQ comes from the coding sequence ATGACGGTGATGATGGGTCTCAGCGTCGGCCTCCGGTTTGCGATCGGCGCCGTGGTCTTGATTCTGCTCTTCGTCGTCGTCGGATTCTTCCAGTTCTGCCGCAGAGCAAGGGACGACCGCGAGGCGACGGCGCCGATGGAGGGGGCGGATGCGGCAGGCGGCGTCGACGAGGCGACGCTGACGAGCTTCCCGAAGGTGGCGTACTCGGAGGCAGCGGGGCCGGAAACCGAGACGTGCTGCGCGATATGCTTGGCGGAGTACGAGGCCGCCGACGTGCTGCGGAGGCTGCCGGCGTGCGGCCACCTCTTCCACGTCGAGTGCGTCGACCCTTGGCTGAGGTCGCACGGCTCCTGCCCCTTCTGCCGCGCGCTCCTCGTCGGCAGTGAGTGCCGGAACGCCGTCGGAGCCAACACCGGAAGGCGCCGTGGCAATTGGGCGTATGTGAACACAGGCGCAGTAGCGCCACTACCAGTGGTTCAGTAA